The Methermicoccus shengliensis DSM 18856 nucleotide sequence TGCGGGATGCGATTTGTTCATGATGATGCATCCAGCGAGCGTGCAGGTGCTCAAGGACATAACCCAGATGCTCCATGGCACCATCACGGAGAACGATGTGGACATCAAGGACTGGATTACTAGGGTGGTGGTGTAGATGAAGGTGAACAGTCCCCTCGAGGTGTACAAGCACCTTCCCCAGACCAACTGTGGGGAGTGCGGAGAGGCCACGTGCATGGCGTTTGCGGCGAGGATGATAGACAGGAGCGCAAGGCTGGAGGACTGCCCTCCGCTGCTCGATGAGCAGTATAGGAAGAAGTATGAGGAGCTCAGGCAGCTGCTCGCCCCAGAGGTGCGTGAGGTGGTCATCGGCACCGGAGAGAAAGCCATCAAGATAGGGGGAGACGATGTGCTCTACCGCCACCAGCTCACGTTTTTCAACCCCACCGGGCTGTTCTACGACGTGTGGGACACCATGGGGGACGAGGAGATTGCCGAGAGGGTGAACGAGATACAGGGCTTCAAGAAGTTCTACGTGGGCAGCTTTCTCACGCCCGACGGCATAGCGATACGCTCGACCTCTGGTGACCCAGAGAGGTTCGCACGCGCCGTGGAGAGGGTGTGCTCCATCACGGACAGGCCCATCGTGCTGTGCTCCTTCGACCCAGCGGTGCTCGAGGCAGGGCTCAGGGTGTGCTCGTCCAGAAGGCCGCTCCTGTATGCAGCCACAGCGGACAACTGGCAGCACGTGATGAGGCTCGCCAAGGAGCACCAGGTGCCCGTGGTACTCTCTGCCTTCGGAGACCTCGACCTTCTCAAGTCCATGGCGACAACGTTCGCGAGCGCTGGGATAGAGGACCTCGTGCTCGACCCGGGAACGTATCCGAGCGGAAAGGGCTTGAGAGAGACGTTCGAGAACTTCCTAAAGCTTCGAAGGGCTGCCATACTCGAGGGACAGAAGGAGGTGGCGTATCCGCTGATGGGCGTGCCAGCAACTGCGTGGCTGATGTACGAGGACGAGCTCACAGCCTCGTACTGGGAGACCGTGATTGCCAGCATGCAGATAGTGAAGTATGCCGATGTCCTGCTGCTGCACAGCACCCTTCCGAGCGCGCTGCTGCCCGTGCTCCACATAAGGGACACCATATACACCGACCCCAGAAGGCCCGTGCAGGTGGAGCCCGGCATAAAGGAAATCGGAAAGCCCGACGCCTCCTCTCCCGTGTTCGTCACCACCAACTTTGCCCTCACGTACTACACGGTGGAGAGCGACCTCGCATCCAACAAGATAGACTGCTATGTGGTGGTGGTGGACACCGAGGGGATTGGTGTGGAGGCTGCGGTGGCTGGAGGACAGCTGACCGCCGAGAAGATTAAGGATACCCTCGAAAAAGAGCACTTCGATGTCAAGGAGAAGACGGAGCACGGCGTGCTCGTGATTCCCGGGCTTGCGGCAAGGCTTCAGGGAGAGCTCGAGGACGTCACGCGTCTAAAGGTGGTGGTGGGACCGCAGGACTCTGGACGCATTCCAAAGTGGATGGAGAAGAACTGGCCTCCAGAGTAGCCCCTCTTTGGGGGGCTCTGCATGAGCAATCGGGGATATGCCAGAGGAGAAAGAGCATCTCGTGCTGTGATTGGCTGGCGTGATGTAAAGGGTGAACCACCCCCTATCCTCCCGGATTCGGGGGCTACTTTACACCAGCCCTTATGGGCTGTCCAGCCTCACGGCTGTGGAGAGGTCGTCCTGTGTCCTCACTCCTGTGTGTTCGCTGCATGGGGAAGCTGGATGTCGGCATCCTTTCGGGATGTGCACTATTGCAGTAAAGCAAAAGGCACAGCGCACACTCCTACTGAAAGCGGGCATAGAGCTCTTCGATGCGCGAGAGTGTGTCCGCCTCCGCCGGACTCTTATCCTCCCTCACCCTCACGAACCTCGGAAACCGCAGCGCATAGCCAGAGGGGTAGTTGGGACTCCTCTGTATCTCCTCGTACGCCACCTCAAACACCTTCACAGGCTCGAGCCTCACATACGTGCCCTCCTGTGAGATTATCAGGGGCTTTAGCATCTCGGTGATCTCGGCGAGCTGTTCCTCTGTGGTGCCAGTTGCCACCTTACCCACTTCGAGCAGCCTTCCTGTGTCGTCCTCGATGCACGCCAGATAGTACGAGGACAGAAAGTGGGCACGCTTGCCCTCTCCCCAGTCCGCTCCCACCACTACGAGGTCGAGCGTCTCCATCAGGGGCTTCACCTTTAGCCAGTGCTTTCCCCTTCTGCCCGGAATGTATGGGGAGGAAAGCTTCTTGAGTATGATGCCCTCGTGTCCAGCATCCAGCGCCTCGTGATACACCGCGCTTGCCTCCTCCTCGTCAGAGGTGATCACCTGCTTTGCCACGCTCACAACCCCGCTCTCCCTCACAATCTGCTCGAGCGTGCGTCTTCTTTCTCGCAGGGACTCGTCGATGAGCGGCTTGCCATCCACGTGCAGGCAGTCGAACAGGAACAGGTGAATGGGAATCTCCTTCCTCTTCTTCTCTATCCCGTACTTGCGTCTGAACCTTCGCAGCACGTACTGAAACGCCCTTGGCCTTCCAGAGGGGTCGTACGCCACCGCCTCACCATCGAGCACCGCCTCTCTGGCATCTATGCAGCCCAAAAGTGCCTCCGCCACGTCCCGTAAGGGGTGGGTCACCTCCTCCAGCCTTCTGGAGAATATACGTATCTCGCTGCCCTGTATGTGCACCTGCACCCTCGCACCATCGTACTTCCACTCCACCGCAGCCTCGCCCATCTCCTCGAGGGCTGCCGATATACCGGGTGCTATCTGGGCGAGCATAACCCTTATGGGCCGAAACAGCCTGATTCTCACCTCTCTCAGCCCCTCGCTGCCCTTCCTCATGGCGAGCACCGCCACCTCGCCGAGGTCCCCAGTGAACATGTATGCCCTTTCCACCTCCTCGCTGCTCACCCCAAACGCCTGCGCTATTGCATCTCGCACTATGCCCTCGCCCACGCCAATGCGCATCTCCCCCATCACGAGCCTTGCAAGATACCTCGCCTCCAGCGGGGAACACGAGGAGAACAGGTACTCCAGATGCTGCACCTTCTGCCCCTGCGAGCCCCTGCCCTCTGCCCTCGCGATCCTCTCCAGTATATCATAAACCTCCAGCACGCTCAGACCACCATCGTCGCCAAAGGCAGAGAGCAGGGTGCGCTGGGCCCTTCTTCTGAGAGCCTCTTCTGCCATTCTTCCCACATCCCCCATCTCCCGCAGCAACTCGTCCAGCTGGCGTGCAGACCAGCCAGACGCCGAGGAGAGGGCAGCGTACAGCAGGCTTTTTCCCACACCGAGCTCCAGCCCTCTCCACTCTGCAAACACCGTGCCCATGAGCAGGAGGGGGCACACTGCAAGCTCACTTTCCTCGAGGGCTCTCAGGAAGGTCGCCACCTCCTGTGTGATGGCGAGCGAGCTGGATATACTCTCGATGCGCTCACACACGATGGCAAGCTCGTGGAAGGTGGTCATCACAGCATAGTGGGAGGTGCACCATTAAATATATATGGGCACATTATATGGGCACATACCACAAGCTTCTTATTCCATTGTGGTATGGTATGGATGTCTGCCTTTTGGCTGGATGAGCGAGGAGGATGGCATGGCTGTAGAGGAGGACAGTGCATCGGAAGCGGCATCCGAGCAACATTCTGAGGAGGACATACCAGAGGATGCCATCAAGGGCGTGCCCAACGTGGTATTTGCGGATGAGGTGCTGTTGAAGAGGGTCGTGGAAAAGCACAGACGGTTCATCACCGAGCTGCAGCAGGACATAGAGAGCACCATGGAGCGGATAGAGCAGCTCGAGGAGAGCATCAGACAGCACAGGCGGGAGATAGAGAGGGAGAGAACGCTCATCTCGGTGCTCAATGAGAAGCCCAAGCAGTTGTGCCATCAGATATCCGTCATAAGGGGTCAGCTGATAGAGCACGTGCGGGAGGAAGCTCCAGAGCTGGCGGAGGAGCTTAGGCAGCCCCTGTCGGAGCTGGACGAGTTCGAAAGCTACATAGAGACCCACGTGATAGAGCCCAAAGAGGGTCTGGAGCTGTCCAGTGCCATCATACCCACATACGAGCGTGTCAGGGATGTGCTCGCATCTCACGAGCCCTTGAGCGAGCATGTGCACAGGACATTTGACACCATATTTTCCAGGCTCTCAGAGGTGGTCGACTCATACAATCAGCTGCTGAGCATGGCGGACTCCAAGAGCGAGGGGTTTGCTCACCTCGAGGATGAGCTCGAAAGGGCTCGAGGACACCTCTCGTGGGCGTCCAACAGACTCAAGAGCCACGAGGGCGCACTGATATACTGGCAGCAGGAGGCAAGGAGGGAGGGCGTCGAAGTATGAGTGAGGAGGAGACTATACAGGTGCTTGATGAAGGCATAGACCTCGAGGCACTCAAGGCAGAGGCAGCGGCGATGAGCGAGGGCGAGCTGAAGGCACGCATAAACAGGCTTCGCCAGCAGATCGGTGCCATGGAGCGGGAGCTCAGGGATTGCTTCTCCCAGATTGACCTTCATCGCTCTGGGCTCGATGAGCTCAGGGCAAGGCGGGACGAGCTGAATGCGAAGGTTCGGGAGCTGTTCGAGAAGGCAAATGAACAGAAGCAGAAGAGAAATGAGATAAACGAGAGAATAGCCCAGCTCAAGCAGGAGAGGGACGCCCTGAGGCGGGAATGTGACGAGCTCGTGGCTAAAATCAAGGACCTCAAAGCGAAGCGGGATGAGTACAACGCCCGCTCCAAGGGCAGGCTGGGCTCGCTCTCGCAGGACTACCTTAGGGAGTTGGACGTATTTCTCAACGCCGACATTCCTCTTGCCCACGAGATCAACGTGTATGAGCGGCTGAAGGAACTTGCCCAGAGAATCGAGGCAGCAAGACGCGCGGAGGCGCTCCATCAGGAGGTCTCCAAGACGTATGAGCAGTGCAAGGCATGCTCCCCTCGCATCAGGGAGCTAAACGAGCATATCAGGCAGCTCTCAGACACCTCTCAGGAGCACCACGAGGCGATGGTGGAGCTGTATGAGAGGGCGAGAGCCATGAGGAAGGAGGCAGACCTCTACCACCGACGCCTGAAGGAGAAGTACGAGGAGATTGCCCCATTGAGGGAGAAGGTGAATGCCACAAGGCGCTCGGTGAGGCTTTTGAGAAAGGAGATATCTGTGTTCCTCGATAGGCTCGAGGAGATTCAGCTG carries:
- a CDS encoding coiled-coil protein — its product is MSEEETIQVLDEGIDLEALKAEAAAMSEGELKARINRLRQQIGAMERELRDCFSQIDLHRSGLDELRARRDELNAKVRELFEKANEQKQKRNEINERIAQLKQERDALRRECDELVAKIKDLKAKRDEYNARSKGRLGSLSQDYLRELDVFLNADIPLAHEINVYERLKELAQRIEAARRAEALHQEVSKTYEQCKACSPRIRELNEHIRQLSDTSQEHHEAMVELYERARAMRKEADLYHRRLKEKYEEIAPLREKVNATRRSVRLLRKEISVFLDRLEEIQLKKRDSKERKKLEEAKQKLKQSGRLSLEELKVLIEDGSLKLE
- a CDS encoding ATP-dependent DNA ligase, which encodes MTTFHELAIVCERIESISSSLAITQEVATFLRALEESELAVCPLLLMGTVFAEWRGLELGVGKSLLYAALSSASGWSARQLDELLREMGDVGRMAEEALRRRAQRTLLSAFGDDGGLSVLEVYDILERIARAEGRGSQGQKVQHLEYLFSSCSPLEARYLARLVMGEMRIGVGEGIVRDAIAQAFGVSSEEVERAYMFTGDLGEVAVLAMRKGSEGLREVRIRLFRPIRVMLAQIAPGISAALEEMGEAAVEWKYDGARVQVHIQGSEIRIFSRRLEEVTHPLRDVAEALLGCIDAREAVLDGEAVAYDPSGRPRAFQYVLRRFRRKYGIEKKRKEIPIHLFLFDCLHVDGKPLIDESLRERRRTLEQIVRESGVVSVAKQVITSDEEEASAVYHEALDAGHEGIILKKLSSPYIPGRRGKHWLKVKPLMETLDLVVVGADWGEGKRAHFLSSYYLACIEDDTGRLLEVGKVATGTTEEQLAEITEMLKPLIISQEGTYVRLEPVKVFEVAYEEIQRSPNYPSGYALRFPRFVRVREDKSPAEADTLSRIEELYARFQ
- the acsC gene encoding acetyl-CoA decarbonylase/synthase complex subunit gamma, with the translated sequence MKVNSPLEVYKHLPQTNCGECGEATCMAFAARMIDRSARLEDCPPLLDEQYRKKYEELRQLLAPEVREVVIGTGEKAIKIGGDDVLYRHQLTFFNPTGLFYDVWDTMGDEEIAERVNEIQGFKKFYVGSFLTPDGIAIRSTSGDPERFARAVERVCSITDRPIVLCSFDPAVLEAGLRVCSSRRPLLYAATADNWQHVMRLAKEHQVPVVLSAFGDLDLLKSMATTFASAGIEDLVLDPGTYPSGKGLRETFENFLKLRRAAILEGQKEVAYPLMGVPATAWLMYEDELTASYWETVIASMQIVKYADVLLLHSTLPSALLPVLHIRDTIYTDPRRPVQVEPGIKEIGKPDASSPVFVTTNFALTYYTVESDLASNKIDCYVVVVDTEGIGVEAAVAGGQLTAEKIKDTLEKEHFDVKEKTEHGVLVIPGLAARLQGELEDVTRLKVVVGPQDSGRIPKWMEKNWPPE